The following proteins are encoded in a genomic region of Amycolatopsis sulphurea:
- the kdpB gene encoding potassium-transporting ATPase subunit KdpB — protein sequence MSITQERSPAEETRHHVENAGRVGAGVFSPAQLWISLPDALRKLHPKHQLKNPVMFVVWVGSLLTTVFAFTDPSVFTILIAVWLWFTVLFANLAEAVAEGRGKAQAETLRRTKKETVARRLTEGGAEEQVPGADLRVGDRVVVEAGEVIPGDGDVVEGIATVDESAITGESAPVIRESGGDRSAVTGGTTVLSDRIVVRITTKPGESFVDRMIALVEGASRQKTPNEIALTILLATLTIIFLLAVVALQPMASYSGSQQSVVVLTALLVCLIPTTIGALLSAIGIAGMDRLVQRNVLATSGRAVEAAGDVSTLLLDKTGTITFGNRRATELIPVGDSTVDEVARAARLSSLADGTPEGRSIVELVVAEHGLAPAADEEEKRAEFVPFTAQTRMSGITLPARSSHSGEGDREVRKGAASAVRQWVRDHGGDVPDETERVVGEISQQGGTPLVVAEAAGGKAFVRGVIRLSDVVKPGMQERFTELRAMGIKTVMITGDNPLTARAIAQDAGVDDFLAEAKPEDKMELIKREQEGGRLVAMTGDGTNDAPALAQSDVGVAMNTGTMAAKEAGNMVDLDSNPTKLIEIVAIGKQLLITRGALTTFSVANDLAKYFAILPAMFSGIYAQLGALNIMHLATPRSAILSAVIFNALIIVALIPLALRGVRYRPSSASALLRRNLLIYGLGGIVSPFLGIWVIDLIVRLIPGIG from the coding sequence ATGAGCATCACCCAGGAGCGGAGTCCTGCCGAAGAGACCCGGCATCACGTCGAGAACGCCGGTCGCGTAGGCGCCGGGGTGTTCAGTCCGGCGCAGCTGTGGATCTCGCTGCCGGACGCGCTGCGCAAGCTGCACCCGAAGCATCAGCTGAAGAACCCGGTGATGTTCGTGGTGTGGGTCGGCTCGCTGCTGACCACGGTCTTCGCGTTCACCGACCCGAGCGTGTTCACCATCCTGATCGCGGTGTGGCTGTGGTTCACCGTGCTGTTCGCCAACCTGGCCGAGGCGGTGGCCGAGGGCCGGGGCAAGGCGCAGGCGGAAACGTTGCGGCGGACCAAGAAGGAGACCGTCGCGCGGCGGCTGACCGAGGGCGGTGCCGAGGAGCAGGTGCCCGGGGCGGACCTGCGGGTCGGCGACCGCGTGGTGGTCGAGGCGGGGGAGGTGATCCCCGGCGACGGTGACGTGGTCGAGGGGATCGCCACGGTCGACGAATCGGCCATCACCGGCGAATCGGCGCCGGTGATCCGCGAGTCCGGCGGGGACCGCTCGGCGGTGACCGGCGGTACCACCGTGCTCTCCGACCGGATCGTCGTGCGGATCACCACGAAACCCGGCGAGTCCTTTGTGGACCGGATGATCGCGTTGGTGGAGGGCGCTTCCCGGCAGAAGACGCCGAACGAGATCGCGCTGACCATCCTGCTCGCCACGCTGACCATCATCTTCCTGCTCGCGGTCGTGGCACTGCAGCCGATGGCGTCCTACTCCGGCAGCCAGCAGTCGGTGGTGGTGCTCACCGCGCTGCTGGTCTGCCTGATCCCGACCACCATCGGTGCGCTGCTCAGCGCGATCGGCATCGCCGGCATGGACCGGCTGGTGCAGCGCAACGTACTCGCCACCTCCGGGCGCGCGGTGGAGGCCGCCGGCGACGTGTCCACGCTGCTGCTGGACAAGACCGGCACGATCACCTTCGGCAACCGCCGGGCCACCGAGCTGATCCCGGTCGGCGATTCCACTGTGGACGAAGTGGCCCGCGCGGCCCGGTTGTCCAGCCTCGCCGACGGTACGCCGGAAGGCCGCAGCATCGTCGAACTGGTGGTCGCCGAGCACGGGCTGGCCCCGGCCGCGGACGAGGAGGAGAAACGCGCCGAGTTCGTGCCGTTCACCGCGCAGACCCGGATGAGCGGCATCACCCTGCCCGCGCGCAGCAGCCACTCCGGCGAGGGTGACCGCGAGGTCCGCAAGGGCGCCGCTTCCGCGGTGCGCCAATGGGTTCGCGACCACGGCGGCGACGTGCCGGACGAGACCGAGCGCGTGGTCGGCGAGATCAGCCAGCAGGGCGGCACGCCGCTGGTGGTCGCCGAGGCGGCCGGCGGAAAGGCGTTCGTGCGCGGGGTGATCCGGCTGTCCGATGTGGTCAAGCCGGGCATGCAGGAGCGGTTCACCGAGCTGCGCGCGATGGGCATCAAGACGGTGATGATCACCGGCGACAACCCGCTCACCGCACGGGCGATCGCCCAGGACGCGGGCGTCGACGATTTCCTCGCCGAGGCCAAGCCCGAGGACAAGATGGAGCTGATCAAGCGGGAGCAGGAGGGCGGCAGGCTGGTCGCGATGACCGGCGACGGCACCAACGACGCCCCCGCGCTCGCGCAGTCCGACGTCGGGGTGGCGATGAACACCGGGACCATGGCGGCCAAGGAGGCCGGCAACATGGTCGACCTCGATTCCAACCCGACGAAGCTGATCGAGATCGTGGCGATCGGCAAGCAGCTGCTGATCACCCGGGGCGCGCTGACCACCTTCAGCGTGGCGAACGACCTGGCCAAGTACTTCGCCATCCTGCCGGCCATGTTCTCCGGCATCTACGCCCAGCTCGGCGCGCTGAACATCATGCACCTGGCCACGCCGCGCTCGGCCATCCTGTCCGCGGTGATCTTCAACGCGCTGATCATCGTCGCGCTGATCCCGCTGGCCTTGCGCGGGGTGCGGTACCGGCCCTCGTCGGCGTCCGCGCTGCTGCGCCGGAACCTGCTGATCTACGGCCTCGGCGGGATCGTGAGCCCGTTCCTCGGGATCTGGGTGATCGACCTGATCGTGCGACTCATTCCCGGGATTGGATGA
- the kdpA gene encoding potassium-transporting ATPase subunit KdpA, with the protein MSDVGAGLIQVGLLLAALVAVYKPFGDYLARVFSSEKHLRVEKILYKIVRADPDSQQHWKTYASGVLGFSFVSVVLLYLLQRLQSVLPWNFGHAPVSPAVAFNTAVSFVTNTNWQSYVPESTMGSFVQMAGLTVQNFLSAGVGLAVAIAVTRGFIRARTDRLGNFWVDLTRGTIRVLLPMAFVFAIVLIALGVVQSLRSGVAVTNPDGSHSTIALAPAASQEAIKELGTNGGGIFNANSAHPFENPNAWTNLVEMFLILVIPVCLTRAFGRMVGKQRQGYVLLGVMGLLWGAMLAVIWSSEALTNSPAALAAGANMEGKEQRFGLSLTSIFADTTTGTSTGAVNGAHDSLSGLGGGGAMLNMLFGELSPGGVGTGLYSILVMAVIAMFLAGLMVGRTPEYLGKKLGRREVTCAAIAMLAMPTVVLLGSGIALLLPGTSSALGNPGAHGLSEILYGYASTANNNGSAFGGLTATSDWFQASFSVAMLLGRFVPIIAVLCLAGSLAKQKQVPETAGTLPTTGPLFASMLTGTVVLVAALTFIPALALGPITEAL; encoded by the coding sequence ATGAGTGATGTGGGTGCCGGCCTGATCCAGGTCGGCTTGCTCTTGGCCGCGCTGGTGGCGGTGTACAAGCCGTTCGGCGACTATCTGGCCCGGGTCTTCTCCTCGGAGAAGCACCTGAGGGTCGAGAAGATCCTCTACAAGATCGTCCGGGCCGACCCGGATTCGCAGCAGCACTGGAAGACCTACGCCTCGGGGGTGCTCGGGTTCTCCTTCGTCTCGGTGGTGCTGCTCTACCTGCTGCAACGGCTGCAATCCGTGCTGCCGTGGAACTTCGGCCATGCTCCGGTGTCCCCCGCGGTGGCGTTCAACACCGCGGTGAGTTTCGTGACCAACACGAACTGGCAGTCCTACGTCCCCGAGTCGACGATGGGCAGCTTCGTGCAGATGGCCGGGCTCACCGTGCAGAACTTCCTCTCCGCGGGGGTCGGTCTCGCGGTGGCGATCGCGGTGACCCGCGGGTTCATCCGCGCCCGCACCGACCGGCTGGGCAACTTCTGGGTGGACCTGACCCGCGGCACGATCCGGGTACTGCTGCCGATGGCGTTCGTCTTCGCCATCGTGCTGATCGCGCTCGGTGTGGTGCAGAGCCTGCGTTCGGGTGTCGCGGTGACCAATCCGGACGGCAGCCACAGCACGATCGCGCTGGCGCCGGCCGCGAGCCAGGAGGCGATCAAGGAACTCGGCACCAACGGCGGTGGCATCTTCAACGCCAACTCCGCGCACCCGTTCGAGAACCCGAACGCCTGGACCAACCTCGTCGAGATGTTCCTGATCCTGGTCATCCCGGTCTGCCTGACCCGCGCGTTCGGCCGCATGGTCGGGAAGCAGCGGCAGGGGTACGTGCTGCTGGGCGTGATGGGCCTGCTGTGGGGCGCGATGCTCGCGGTGATCTGGTCGTCGGAGGCGCTGACGAACAGCCCGGCCGCGCTCGCCGCCGGCGCGAACATGGAGGGCAAGGAACAGCGGTTCGGCCTGAGTCTCACGTCGATCTTCGCGGACACCACCACCGGCACGTCGACCGGCGCGGTCAACGGCGCGCATGACAGCCTGTCCGGGCTCGGCGGTGGCGGGGCGATGCTGAACATGTTGTTCGGCGAGCTTTCGCCAGGCGGCGTCGGCACCGGGCTGTACAGCATTCTGGTGATGGCCGTGATCGCGATGTTCCTGGCCGGTCTTATGGTCGGGCGCACGCCGGAGTACCTCGGCAAGAAGCTCGGCAGGCGGGAGGTCACCTGCGCGGCGATCGCGATGCTCGCGATGCCGACGGTGGTCCTGCTCGGTTCCGGGATTGCTTTGCTGCTACCGGGAACGTCGTCCGCGCTGGGCAATCCCGGTGCGCACGGGTTGTCGGAGATCCTCTACGGCTACGCGTCCACGGCCAACAACAACGGCAGTGCGTTCGGTGGCCTGACCGCGACGAGTGATTGGTTCCAGGCGTCGTTCTCGGTCGCCATGCTGCTCGGCCGGTTCGTGCCGATCATCGCCGTGCTCTGCCTGGCCGGTTCGCTCGCCAAGCAGAAACAGGTTCCGGAGACCGCGGGCACGCTGCCCACCACCGGGCCGCTGTTCGCCTCGATGCTCACCGGCACCGTGGTGCTCGTCGCGGCTCTTACCTTCATTCCGGCGCTTGCGCTGGGTCCCATCACGGAGGCGTTGTGA
- a CDS encoding LacI family DNA-binding transcriptional regulator → MGKPTMEDVAARAGVSRALVSLVMRDSPKVSVRRRAAVLAAAEELGYSPHVMARSLASRTSTVVGVLVSDLRNAFFADVVEGLDAAARAAGFDLILTTGGRVPAREQTALRSLLSFRPAGIVLLSPVVPAAAIEAAARQCPVALVSRTSRSRGVDTVNDDGEAGSGLAVEHLVCRGHRRIAHLDGGDAAGAAARRRGFQRAMRGHGLEPIVVRSEHTDTAGEKAVQELLSRYPGVALPTALVAGNDFNAVGAISALAEHGLRVPEDVSVVGYDNTSLAALRHLCLTTVDQPRTEMGRLALETLLERVRGERTEPVRHLLHPSLVVRNTTADHDRKGRG, encoded by the coding sequence ATGGGGAAACCCACGATGGAGGACGTCGCCGCGCGGGCCGGCGTCTCCCGAGCGCTGGTCTCACTGGTGATGCGCGACTCACCGAAGGTCTCCGTGCGACGGCGGGCCGCGGTGCTCGCCGCGGCCGAGGAACTCGGGTACTCGCCGCACGTCATGGCCCGCTCGCTGGCGAGCCGAACGTCCACTGTGGTCGGTGTCCTGGTCAGTGATCTGCGCAACGCGTTCTTCGCCGACGTGGTCGAGGGCCTGGACGCGGCGGCCCGCGCGGCCGGGTTCGACCTCATCCTCACCACCGGTGGCCGGGTGCCCGCGCGGGAGCAGACCGCGTTGCGCAGCCTGCTTTCCTTTCGCCCGGCGGGAATCGTACTGCTGTCGCCGGTGGTTCCGGCCGCGGCCATCGAAGCTGCCGCCCGCCAGTGCCCGGTGGCGCTCGTCTCGCGCACCTCGCGTTCGCGTGGGGTGGACACGGTGAACGACGACGGGGAGGCGGGCTCGGGGCTGGCGGTGGAGCACCTCGTGTGCCGGGGCCACCGCCGCATCGCGCATCTGGACGGCGGGGACGCGGCGGGTGCCGCTGCTCGCCGCCGTGGGTTCCAGCGGGCCATGCGCGGGCATGGGCTGGAGCCGATCGTGGTGCGCAGCGAGCACACCGATACCGCGGGGGAGAAGGCAGTGCAGGAGCTGCTCTCCCGTTACCCGGGTGTGGCGTTGCCGACCGCCCTGGTGGCAGGCAACGACTTCAACGCGGTCGGGGCGATCTCCGCGCTGGCCGAACACGGATTGCGGGTGCCGGAGGATGTCTCGGTGGTGGGCTACGACAACACGTCGCTGGCCGCGCTTCGGCATCTGTGTCTGACCACAGTGGACCAGCCGCGCACGGAAATGGGCAGGCTCGCCCTGGAGACCCTGCTGGAACGGGTGCGTGGCGAGCGGACCGAGCCGGTGCGGCACCTGCTGCACCCGTCGCTGGTGGTGCGCAACACCACCGCGGACCACGATCGGAAGGGCCGAGGATGA
- a CDS encoding acyltransferase family protein — protein sequence MTRTAPSPRHPTLEAMPDAEPPTMPMPTHVPKPGTVAQLPPASEITRPFRRAAPHLPALDGIRGVAIFGVLVFHTGNLPGGFLGVDLFFALSGYLITGLLLREVQATGRVSLMSFWGRRIRRLFPALAVLLAVVTVVVRLVADPAIVRSALSDGPWVQANLVNWHLLTESASYWDRFGPSRVFEHLWSIAVEEQFYVVWPVVVLIIASFARRVAPRIATVAMVSSVASLVLMILLVDLADPTRVYTGTDTRAFSLLLGAAVAVVPLRAGRWGRFALPLLVIGTATLWAFADGTTSGWLYTGGLFAHSLAAALLIGLVALQPRALVSKAFAARPLRWLGQISYSLYLWHWPVYVLLSPERTGLDGFPRTVVVIAVSIALAALSKYFVEDPIRFRARWAKGRPGVLTFAAATVALILVWVLVPEPPASGIDLSGLG from the coding sequence ATGACGAGGACGGCGCCGTCACCGCGGCACCCCACCCTCGAAGCCATGCCGGACGCCGAGCCACCCACCATGCCGATGCCCACGCACGTGCCGAAACCGGGTACCGTGGCGCAGCTGCCCCCCGCCAGCGAGATCACCAGGCCGTTCCGCCGCGCCGCCCCGCATCTCCCCGCGCTAGACGGGATCCGCGGGGTCGCGATCTTCGGCGTCCTGGTGTTCCACACCGGAAATCTGCCTGGCGGCTTCCTCGGCGTGGACCTGTTCTTCGCGCTCTCCGGGTACCTCATCACCGGGCTGCTGCTGCGCGAAGTCCAGGCCACCGGCCGGGTCTCGCTCATGTCCTTCTGGGGCAGGCGGATCCGCCGCCTCTTCCCAGCGCTGGCGGTGCTGCTCGCGGTGGTCACCGTGGTGGTGCGGCTGGTCGCGGACCCGGCCATCGTGCGCTCGGCGCTGTCCGACGGGCCGTGGGTGCAGGCAAACCTCGTCAACTGGCATCTGCTCACAGAATCCGCGTCCTACTGGGACCGGTTCGGGCCGAGCCGGGTTTTCGAGCACTTGTGGAGCATCGCCGTCGAGGAACAGTTCTACGTGGTGTGGCCGGTGGTCGTGCTGATCATCGCCTCGTTCGCACGGCGGGTGGCCCCCCGGATCGCGACGGTCGCGATGGTGTCCTCGGTCGCGTCTCTGGTGCTGATGATCCTGCTCGTCGACCTCGCGGATCCGACGCGGGTCTACACCGGCACCGACACCCGTGCGTTCTCGCTGCTGCTGGGCGCCGCCGTTGCCGTCGTGCCGCTGCGCGCCGGACGATGGGGCCGCTTCGCGCTCCCGCTGCTGGTCATCGGCACGGCGACGCTGTGGGCCTTCGCGGACGGAACCACCTCCGGATGGCTCTACACCGGCGGCCTCTTCGCGCACTCGCTCGCCGCGGCCCTGTTGATCGGACTGGTCGCGCTCCAGCCGCGCGCGCTGGTGTCCAAGGCCTTCGCCGCCCGTCCCCTCCGGTGGCTCGGGCAGATCTCCTACAGCCTGTACCTGTGGCACTGGCCGGTGTACGTGCTCCTCTCGCCGGAGAGGACCGGACTCGACGGCTTTCCGCGAACGGTGGTGGTCATCGCCGTGTCGATCGCACTGGCCGCATTGTCGAAGTACTTCGTCGAAGACCCGATCCGATTCCGCGCGCGCTGGGCGAAGGGCCGCCCCGGCGTACTGACGTTCGCCGCCGCGACGGTGGCGCTCATCCTGGTGTGGGTGCTGGTGCCGGAGCCCCCGGCATCCGGGATCGACCTCAGCGGCCTGGGCTGA
- a CDS encoding Gfo/Idh/MocA family protein yields the protein MRVGLAGTGRIGAAHAETLHGFAEVSSVVLADVDTARAQATAAALGVEAADGLDALFDAGLDGLVITAATDAHPELIIRAVDAGIPVFCEKPVAADIAGTLAVLDRVTDAGVPVQIGFQRRFDAGYQAAKAAVDSGELGWLHSVRATTLDPAPPPAGYVPRSGGLFRDCGVHDFDIIRWVTGREVTEVYAVGRNKGERFFTDADDVDTAAVVLTLYDDTLATVSLTRYNGAGYDVRFEALGSAGNAVVGLDDHAPLRTVEPGVAPLPGPPYPGFMTRFRAAYTAELRVFLEVAAGTRPSPAGVVDALEAFRVAEACELSRRERRPVGLAELRACP from the coding sequence ATGAGGGTGGGACTGGCGGGCACCGGGCGGATCGGTGCCGCGCACGCGGAAACGCTGCACGGATTCGCCGAGGTGTCCTCGGTGGTGCTGGCCGACGTCGACACCGCGCGGGCGCAGGCGACTGCGGCCGCGCTCGGCGTGGAAGCGGCCGACGGGCTCGACGCGCTGTTCGATGCCGGGCTCGACGGGCTGGTGATCACCGCGGCCACCGACGCGCATCCAGAGCTGATCATCCGCGCGGTCGACGCCGGGATCCCGGTGTTCTGCGAAAAGCCGGTCGCCGCGGACATCGCCGGCACCCTCGCGGTGCTCGACCGGGTCACCGATGCCGGAGTGCCGGTGCAGATCGGTTTCCAGCGCCGGTTCGATGCGGGCTACCAGGCCGCGAAGGCCGCGGTGGACAGCGGGGAACTCGGCTGGCTGCACTCGGTGCGGGCGACCACTTTGGACCCCGCGCCGCCGCCCGCGGGGTACGTGCCGCGGTCCGGCGGCCTGTTCCGCGACTGCGGGGTGCACGACTTCGACATCATCCGCTGGGTCACCGGCCGGGAGGTGACCGAGGTCTACGCGGTGGGGCGCAACAAAGGCGAGCGGTTCTTCACCGATGCCGACGACGTGGACACCGCCGCGGTCGTGCTGACTCTCTACGACGACACGCTCGCCACTGTTTCCCTGACCCGGTACAACGGCGCGGGCTACGACGTGCGGTTCGAAGCTCTGGGCTCGGCCGGGAACGCGGTGGTCGGTCTTGACGATCATGCTCCACTTCGCACAGTCGAGCCGGGGGTGGCGCCGCTGCCCGGCCCGCCGTATCCCGGCTTCATGACCCGGTTTCGCGCGGCCTATACCGCTGAACTGCGGGTATTCCTGGAGGTCGCGGCCGGCACCCGGCCGAGCCCGGCCGGGGTCGTGGACGCGCTCGAAGCGTTCCGCGTCGCCGAGGCCTGCGAGCTTTCCCGCCGGGAGCGCCGTCCGGTGGGTCTGGCCGAACTCCGAGCGTGCCCGTGA
- a CDS encoding sensor histidine kinase has translation MKRWWLRGLRPRLLVAFVLVTVVGAAAAAWSSAGTASAALVSSAQERLTSGLTSQIGAITPQLAFPPDQATLDRLRGAAGANAVVTYQGLRSSAGLEPATEALRTAVRAQHRMLTERVDVGGAPWLVIGTPVLITAPDGTRTPSGIEVYSAEDLTAVNQQVQGLTTNAVATAAIALPLAVLLALLAARSVLRPVRELRDTARRLADGELAARTPPKGADELAQLTVSINEMAESVQTSMIAMERMQADAKRFAADVSHELRTPLSTLTAVMEVLETAAGEMEPDAQESAQLAITETHRLVRLVEDLMEVSRFDAGTARARIEEVDVAAAVRDCLRARGWTGEVELSAQEGIVLGTDRRRLDVVVANLVGNALRHGAPPVAVRVSAPGEKVRIEVTDHGPGLSEEVLPHVFDRFYKADAARVRTPGSGLGLAIALENVRLHGGTLIAENTGSGARFVLELPRENR, from the coding sequence ATGAAAAGGTGGTGGCTACGCGGACTGCGGCCCCGGCTGCTGGTCGCGTTCGTGCTGGTCACCGTGGTCGGCGCGGCCGCGGCGGCATGGTCGAGCGCCGGCACCGCGAGCGCCGCGCTGGTCTCTTCGGCGCAGGAGCGGCTGACTTCCGGTCTGACCAGCCAGATCGGCGCGATCACGCCGCAGCTCGCCTTTCCGCCGGATCAGGCGACGCTCGACCGGCTGCGCGGCGCGGCCGGCGCGAATGCCGTGGTCACCTACCAGGGCCTGCGTTCGTCGGCCGGTCTCGAACCGGCCACCGAAGCACTGCGCACCGCGGTGCGGGCACAGCACCGGATGCTCACCGAACGGGTCGACGTGGGCGGCGCGCCCTGGCTGGTGATCGGCACCCCGGTGCTGATCACCGCGCCGGACGGCACGCGCACGCCGTCCGGGATCGAGGTCTACTCGGCGGAGGACCTCACCGCGGTGAACCAGCAGGTCCAAGGACTGACCACAAACGCCGTGGCCACCGCCGCGATCGCGTTGCCGCTCGCGGTGCTGCTGGCCCTGCTCGCCGCGCGCAGTGTGTTGCGTCCGGTGCGGGAGCTGCGGGACACCGCGCGGCGGCTCGCCGACGGTGAGCTGGCGGCGCGCACGCCCCCGAAGGGCGCCGACGAACTGGCCCAATTGACCGTCAGCATCAACGAAATGGCCGAATCGGTGCAGACCTCGATGATCGCGATGGAGCGGATGCAGGCCGATGCCAAGCGGTTCGCCGCGGACGTCTCGCACGAGCTGCGCACGCCGCTGAGCACGCTGACCGCGGTCATGGAGGTCCTGGAGACCGCGGCGGGCGAGATGGAGCCGGATGCCCAGGAGTCCGCGCAGCTGGCGATCACCGAGACCCATCGGCTGGTAAGGCTGGTCGAGGACCTGATGGAGGTGTCCCGGTTCGATGCGGGCACCGCGCGGGCCCGGATCGAGGAGGTGGACGTGGCCGCTGCGGTGCGGGACTGCCTGCGGGCCCGCGGCTGGACCGGTGAGGTCGAGCTGAGCGCGCAGGAGGGGATCGTGCTGGGCACCGACCGGCGGCGGCTGGACGTGGTCGTGGCCAATCTCGTCGGCAACGCGCTGCGCCACGGTGCCCCGCCGGTGGCGGTGCGGGTCTCGGCCCCGGGGGAGAAGGTCCGGATCGAGGTCACCGATCACGGTCCGGGCCTGTCGGAGGAGGTCCTGCCGCACGTGTTCGATCGGTTCTACAAGGCCGATGCGGCGCGGGTGCGCACGCCCGGCAGCGGGCTGGGGCTGGCGATCGCGCTGGAGAACGTCCGGTTGCACGGTGGCACGCTCATCGCGGAGAACACCGGGAGCGGCGCCCGGTTCGTGCTGGAACTGCCGAGGGAGAACCGGTGA
- a CDS encoding potassium-transporting ATPase subunit C, giving the protein MNTLLKQSWAGLRLLLAMTVLLGVVYPLGVWAVGRIPGLQDRAEGSIVTQHGQAVGSSLIGIDPVPADPARDPWFHTRPSASANGVLGPGDPATSGASNKGPFNEDLVKTIDQRKELIAQREGVRPDQVPADAVTASGSGLDPAISVAYAQLQVPRVARNTGLSEERVRQLVAANTTGNGIGVPGVNVLMLDLAVRSAAPGAH; this is encoded by the coding sequence ATGAACACTCTGCTCAAGCAGTCCTGGGCGGGCCTGCGTCTGCTGCTCGCGATGACGGTGCTGCTCGGCGTGGTCTACCCGCTGGGTGTGTGGGCGGTCGGGCGGATCCCCGGCCTGCAGGACCGTGCCGAGGGCTCGATCGTCACGCAGCACGGCCAGGCGGTCGGCTCCTCGCTGATCGGAATCGACCCGGTGCCCGCCGATCCGGCGCGCGACCCGTGGTTCCACACCCGGCCGTCGGCCAGTGCGAACGGTGTGCTCGGGCCGGGCGATCCGGCGACCTCCGGTGCCTCGAACAAGGGCCCCTTCAATGAGGATCTGGTGAAGACCATCGACCAGCGCAAGGAGCTGATCGCCCAGCGCGAGGGTGTCCGGCCGGATCAGGTGCCCGCGGACGCGGTGACCGCGTCGGGCTCCGGGCTCGACCCGGCGATCAGTGTCGCCTACGCGCAGCTGCAGGTGCCGCGGGTGGCCCGCAACACCGGGCTGAGCGAAGAGAGGGTGCGGCAGCTGGTCGCCGCGAACACCACCGGGAACGGGATCGGCGTGCCCGGCGTGAATGTGCTGATGCTCGACCTTGCCGTGCGCTCGGCCGCTCCTGGCGCACACTGA
- a CDS encoding GNAT family N-acetyltransferase yields MARCAKLQGVPAAGESEIVVIPLDEPGLGRLLELAAAEADPLEVMPPVTGPAGWTDQRRAAFLAFHRRRSLDPDTAIESTWVIEVDGRTAGAARLKPVSGPSALAVEAGVWLARSVRGRGIGRRVTEVLLESARDGGSARFVVATTTVDNAAAHRLLTGTGADLDVHGGSVDARLEL; encoded by the coding sequence GTGGCACGCTGTGCCAAGCTGCAGGGCGTGCCTGCCGCCGGAGAGTCCGAGATCGTGGTGATTCCGCTGGACGAGCCGGGGCTCGGGCGGCTGCTGGAGCTCGCGGCCGCCGAAGCGGATCCGCTCGAGGTGATGCCCCCGGTGACCGGTCCGGCCGGCTGGACCGATCAGCGGCGCGCGGCGTTCCTGGCCTTCCACCGCCGCCGGTCGCTCGACCCGGACACCGCTATCGAGAGCACCTGGGTGATCGAAGTGGACGGGCGCACGGCGGGCGCGGCCCGGCTCAAGCCGGTGTCCGGCCCGTCCGCGCTGGCGGTCGAGGCGGGCGTGTGGCTGGCCCGATCGGTGCGCGGGCGCGGCATCGGCCGCCGGGTGACCGAGGTCCTGCTCGAATCCGCACGGGACGGCGGCAGTGCCCGGTTCGTGGTCGCCACGACCACGGTGGACAACGCCGCCGCCCACCGGCTGCTCACCGGGACCGGCGCGGACCTCGACGTGCACGGCGGCAGCGTCGACGCCCGGCTGGAACTCTGA
- a CDS encoding sugar phosphate isomerase/epimerase family protein translates to MTTVRKPRVAAAPISWGVCEVPGWGRVLDTPAVLGEMAGLGITATELGPPGYLPRDPGELKALLGGYRLELVGGFLAVALHRDPGAALAEAAASAALFAACGAEVLVLAAASGLAGYDQRPALDAAEWSTLVTTAERIAELAAGHGVKTVLHPHVGTHVETEAEVERFLADSALPLCLDTGHLLIGGTDPVALARRHPSRVGHLHLKDVRGELAAAVRAGELPYTEAVGRGLYVPLGEGDVDIEAMIRFVGEAGYDGWYVLEQDTALGEDSPVDRPGRDVATSLAYLTEITAGLGRK, encoded by the coding sequence ATGACGACCGTGCGGAAGCCGCGGGTCGCGGCCGCGCCGATTTCGTGGGGGGTGTGCGAGGTGCCCGGCTGGGGCCGCGTACTCGACACCCCGGCCGTGCTCGGCGAGATGGCCGGGCTCGGCATCACCGCGACCGAACTCGGCCCGCCGGGTTACCTGCCCCGCGATCCGGGCGAACTCAAGGCCCTGCTCGGCGGGTACCGGCTGGAGCTGGTCGGCGGTTTCCTCGCGGTCGCGCTGCACCGGGACCCCGGCGCCGCCCTCGCCGAAGCAGCCGCGTCCGCCGCGTTGTTCGCCGCGTGCGGGGCCGAAGTGCTGGTGCTCGCCGCGGCGAGCGGGCTGGCCGGTTACGACCAACGTCCCGCGCTCGACGCGGCCGAATGGTCCACTTTGGTCACGACGGCGGAGCGAATCGCGGAGCTGGCCGCGGGCCACGGTGTGAAGACCGTGCTGCACCCGCACGTAGGCACGCACGTGGAGACCGAGGCCGAGGTGGAGCGGTTCCTCGCCGATTCGGCTCTGCCGCTGTGCCTGGACACCGGGCACCTGCTGATCGGCGGCACCGACCCGGTCGCGCTCGCACGCAGACACCCGTCACGAGTGGGCCATCTGCACCTCAAGGACGTGCGCGGCGAGCTGGCTGCGGCCGTGCGCGCGGGCGAACTCCCCTACACCGAGGCCGTCGGCCGGGGCCTCTACGTCCCGCTCGGCGAGGGCGATGTGGACATCGAGGCGATGATCCGTTTCGTCGGCGAAGCGGGCTACGACGGGTGGTACGTACTGGAGCAGGACACCGCGCTCGGCGAAGACAGCCCCGTGGACCGGCCGGGACGGGATGTCGCCACCAGCCTCGCCTATCTGACCGAGATCACCGCCGGACTGGGCCGGAAGTAG
- the kdpF gene encoding K(+)-transporting ATPase subunit F, whose translation MSGAGTVADIVGGLLALGLIGYLFVALVRPEKF comes from the coding sequence GTGAGCGGCGCGGGCACGGTGGCCGACATCGTCGGCGGGCTGCTGGCGCTCGGCCTGATCGGGTACCTGTTCGTCGCCCTCGTACGGCCGGAGAAATTCTGA